Part of the Clostridium sporogenes genome, GCTATATAATCAAATCCATATTTTATAAATATATCTTGAGCTTCTTTTGTTTGAATATATTCTGCAAATTTCTTTGATCCCTCTTTATTTTTACTATTTTTAACTACTGCCATTGGATAAACAATAGGCTTATGAGATTTTTCATCAAAAGTATATTTTATGTAACTTTTCTTTAATACCTTAGCATCATTGTTATAAACTATTCCTGCAGCAGCTTCTCCACTTTCTACATACTTAGCAACTTGTTTTACAGATTTACCATATACAATTTTATCTTTTAAAACATCCCACAATTTATAGTATTCTATCGCTTCTTTTGCATATTTTCCTGCTGGAACAGCTTCAGGTTCTCCTATAGCTAATTTAGAATCAATACTTTTTAAATCAGATACTTTTTCAATTTTTTTATCTTTATTTTCTTCAGATACGATTAAAACAAGTTTATTTCCTAATAAATCTTTTCTTGTATCATTATCTATTAATTTTTCTTCCTGCAATTTGTCCATATTCTTCTTAGATGCTGATATAAATAAATCCGTTGGAGCTCCTTGTTCTATTTGCTTTTGAATTGTACCAGAAGCATCAAAAGTTATTGAAACTTTAGCTCCTGTTTCTTTTTCATATTTTTTTTGTATCTCTGTTAAGGCCTCTGTTAAACTTGCAGCTGCAGATACAGTTATATCAAGATTTTCTTTAGATTCTTTCTTACTGGATGTATCTTCCTTTTTTTCTTCTACTTTTCCATTAGCACATCCAAATAGTCCCAATGATAAAGTGCCTATAATTAAAATACTCAAAAATTTTTTCAAAATAATTCCCCCTTTTTTATATATTTTAAATATAGATCATATTTCCATTTTTGTAAACTCCCTCAAATGCCTTTCGTAAATGTTTTTCTAATATAATACTAAATAATTATCTTTTCCCTATATTTTTTAATGTCAAATAAATTAAGTTATTTTAATAGTTGATTATCTAGAAGGTTTCTAATTATTCTCCTTAACTAAATATAATAAATTATCATCCACATTATAAAACAATGGTGCTATCAATATTTTAGGATATTTTTCTCTTAGCCTTTTAGTTTCACTTAATAAAAAGCTAGTTTCATTTTCTATTTCAAACATAGGAGCAAAACTCATAAAATGTTCCTCTGCTTGATTTCTATCCCAACCAGCATTA contains:
- the modA gene encoding molybdate ABC transporter substrate-binding protein, which codes for MKKFLSILIIGTLSLGLFGCANGKVEEKKEDTSSKKESKENLDITVSAAASLTEALTEIQKKYEKETGAKVSITFDASGTIQKQIEQGAPTDLFISASKKNMDKLQEEKLIDNDTRKDLLGNKLVLIVSEENKDKKIEKVSDLKSIDSKLAIGEPEAVPAGKYAKEAIEYYKLWDVLKDKIVYGKSVKQVAKYVESGEAAAGIVYNNDAKVLKKSYIKYTFDEKSHKPIVYPMAVVKNSKNKEGSKKFAEYIQTKEAQDIFIKYGFDYIAK